One window of the bacterium genome contains the following:
- a CDS encoding DUF898 domain-containing protein: MHDDQNPPDAELPEPAPETEARPAAEPVTAGFVFTGTTDEYFRIWIVNMCLSLVTLGIYSAWAKVRLTQYIRAHTTLDGMPFTYDANPMAILRGRIVAVIVFGGWTGLGYVAPLAQLALLLPLAFVVPWLIVASLRFNARVTTYRNVGFTFDGRYGDALGYFVVAPVLSVFTLYLLIPWVVCRQRVWQAVHTSWGDRRLAMRGTSADFYVAHLPLIISIFVAIILFSVALGLSTIGEKGESPLRHSTPAMYTLVLVYLIVIFASIFTHAAVLKATLGHLWIGEGAHVNCSFETPRYAWILISNTLATLVSLGLLYPWSEIRRLRYLAAHTSVTGVETFDTVTGPRGAAGSAAGEEIADAFDIEVGF, encoded by the coding sequence ATGCATGATGACCAGAACCCGCCCGATGCCGAGTTGCCCGAACCGGCGCCGGAAACCGAGGCCCGCCCCGCCGCCGAGCCGGTCACCGCCGGTTTCGTCTTCACCGGCACCACCGACGAGTACTTCCGCATCTGGATCGTCAACATGTGCCTGTCGCTGGTGACGCTGGGAATCTATTCGGCCTGGGCCAAGGTGCGCCTGACGCAGTACATCCGCGCCCACACGACGCTCGACGGCATGCCCTTCACCTACGACGCCAATCCCATGGCCATCCTGCGCGGCCGCATCGTCGCCGTGATCGTGTTCGGCGGCTGGACAGGCCTGGGATATGTGGCGCCCCTGGCCCAGCTCGCGCTGCTGTTGCCGCTGGCGTTCGTCGTGCCCTGGCTGATCGTTGCCTCGCTGCGGTTCAACGCCCGCGTGACCACCTACCGCAACGTCGGCTTCACCTTCGACGGTCGCTACGGCGACGCCCTCGGCTACTTCGTCGTGGCGCCGGTGTTGTCGGTGTTCACGCTCTACCTGCTCATCCCCTGGGTCGTCTGCCGCCAGCGTGTCTGGCAGGCAGTGCACACCAGCTGGGGCGACCGGCGCCTGGCGATGCGCGGCACCAGCGCCGACTTCTACGTGGCGCACTTGCCCCTCATCATCTCGATCTTCGTTGCCATCATCCTGTTCTCGGTCGCCCTCGGCTTGTCGACGATAGGCGAGAAAGGCGAATCACCCCTCCGTCACTCTACGCCGGCCATGTACACGCTCGTGCTGGTCTACCTGATCGTGATCTTCGCCTCGATCTTCACGCACGCGGCCGTGCTCAAGGCCACCCTGGGCCACCTGTGGATCGGCGAGGGCGCGCACGTCAACTGCAGCTTCGAGACGCCGCGGTACGCCTGGATCCTGATCTCCAACACGCTGGCCACGCTGGTGTCGCTGGGCCTGCTCTATCCCTGGAGCGAGATCCGCCGCCTGCGCTATCTTGCCGCCCACACGTCCGTGACCGGCGTGGAGACCTTCGACACCGTAACCGGCCCGCGCGGCGCCGCGGGCTCGGCCGCCGGCGAGGAGATTGCGGATGCTTTCGACATCGAAGTCGGGTTCTGA
- a CDS encoding M48 family metallopeptidase, translating to MLSTSKSGSDDTTPGGLPVVNGSWFVAGSALRHTATLTLAGALLEIRGDGQGTDYPVAQARVADFGDAVTLEFSDGGAFVVASGQADTPRLLGALQGKAPLVRRLERRWQTVAIALVGTVGLGALLLLVVLPALARPVAGLVPPAWSRLIDDQALPVLDRMVLAPSALPEADRARIEGDLQELVTGLQLDADRYRLLFRSGDGIGANAFALPGGTIIVTDRMAELASPEELAAVLTHEIGHVERRHGLQQILRKSTLAIILVLVGPDAGTISELAQDLPAVLLDSGYSRAFEREADLYACRSLTQLGRSPEPLAGALERLAAEHPDGPTVPAWVSSHPDTDERIAKIRSYRPEGDASAE from the coding sequence ATGCTTTCGACATCGAAGTCGGGTTCTGACGACACCACGCCGGGCGGCCTGCCCGTCGTCAACGGCAGCTGGTTCGTGGCCGGCTCGGCGCTGCGCCATACGGCCACGCTGACGCTGGCCGGGGCGCTGCTCGAGATCCGGGGCGACGGGCAGGGCACCGACTACCCCGTGGCGCAGGCCCGCGTGGCCGACTTCGGCGATGCCGTGACGCTGGAGTTCAGCGACGGCGGCGCCTTCGTCGTGGCCTCGGGCCAGGCCGACACGCCGCGGCTGCTGGGCGCGCTGCAGGGCAAGGCCCCGCTGGTGCGCCGGCTGGAGCGGCGCTGGCAGACGGTCGCCATCGCGCTGGTCGGCACCGTGGGCCTGGGCGCGCTGCTGCTGCTGGTGGTCCTGCCCGCCCTGGCGCGGCCGGTGGCGGGGCTGGTGCCGCCGGCCTGGTCGCGCCTGATCGACGACCAGGCGCTGCCCGTGCTCGACCGCATGGTGCTGGCGCCGAGCGCGCTTCCCGAGGCCGATCGCGCGCGCATCGAGGGCGACCTGCAGGAGCTGGTCACCGGCCTGCAACTGGACGCGGATCGTTACCGGCTGCTGTTCCGCTCGGGTGACGGCATCGGCGCCAATGCCTTCGCGCTGCCCGGAGGCACCATCATCGTCACCGACCGCATGGCGGAACTGGCGAGCCCGGAAGAGCTGGCGGCCGTGTTGACGCACGAGATAGGTCACGTCGAACGGCGGCACGGCCTGCAGCAGATCCTGCGCAAGTCGACGCTCGCCATCATCCTGGTGCTGGTGGGACCCGACGCCGGGACCATCTCCGAACTCGCGCAGGACCTGCCGGCGGTGCTGCTGGACAGCGGCTATTCGCGCGCCTTCGAGCGCGAGGCCGACCTCTACGCCTGCCGCTCGCTCACGCAACTGGGACGCAGCCCGGAGCCGCTGGCCGGCGCGCTCGAACGGCTGGCCGCGGAGCATCCCGATGGCCCTACCGTGCCGGCCTGGGTGTCGTCGCACCCGGATACGGACGAGCGGATCGCGAAGATCCGCTCGTACCGTCCCGAGGGTGATGCATCCGCAGAGTAG
- a CDS encoding GPP34 family phosphoprotein produces MPAKISLTLYEEMLLLALDDRKGTTGMSAWHTTAMGGVILAELVLMGKLHIGADKKKMVDAEPGAQVDDPLLSECLRLVQDAKRRKRGSEWVAKFAGLKDLRNRAARGLVSKGVLNESSDKVLGIFPRTIFPTRDGGPEQALIARLTDAVMGDSDRIDPRTMVVVAVANATALLEKAIPRKDLKGRKARLKQLSEGQLAAGATGEALQAVQAAQSAVAAALIATTVATSAATS; encoded by the coding sequence ATGCCCGCCAAGATCAGCCTGACGTTGTACGAAGAGATGCTGCTGCTGGCCCTCGACGACCGCAAGGGTACCACCGGCATGAGCGCCTGGCACACGACCGCCATGGGCGGCGTCATCCTGGCCGAGCTCGTGCTCATGGGCAAGCTGCACATCGGCGCCGACAAGAAGAAGATGGTCGATGCCGAGCCGGGCGCGCAGGTCGACGACCCGCTGCTGTCCGAGTGCCTGCGCCTGGTCCAGGACGCCAAGCGCCGCAAGCGCGGCTCCGAGTGGGTGGCGAAATTCGCCGGCCTGAAGGACCTCAGGAATCGCGCGGCGCGCGGCCTGGTGAGCAAGGGCGTGCTCAACGAGTCGAGCGACAAGGTGCTCGGCATCTTCCCGCGGACCATCTTCCCGACCCGCGACGGCGGGCCCGAGCAGGCGCTGATCGCGCGGCTCACCGATGCCGTCATGGGCGACAGTGACCGCATCGACCCGCGCACGATGGTCGTGGTCGCCGTGGCCAACGCGACCGCGCTGCTGGAGAAAGCCATCCCCAGGAAGGATCTGAAGGGTCGCAAGGCGCGCCTGAAGCAGCTGTCCGAGGGGCAACTGGCGGCCGGCGCCACGGGCGAGGCGTTGCAAGCGGTGCAGGCGGCGCAGTCGGCGGTGGCGGCAGCGCTCATCGCGACAACCGTGGCAACCTCGGCGGCCACTTCGTAG
- a CDS encoding tetratricopeptide repeat protein, with translation MRSHRHLFPIVLVTMLFAAGSALAGGTESQTPSAKADANTVKATAAYNEGVLKVKRADAIGMGMSKTFAYDYAARPDGKALREYEQAIGDFATAVSLKQDYKEAHNYLGYCYRRLGKLEHSLAAYDKAIKLDPKFALAREYRGETYLALGQPEKAEAELAELKKQGSDQAAVLEMSIAMYRDREKQAAPAGGR, from the coding sequence ATGCGTTCGCACCGTCACCTGTTCCCGATCGTCCTTGTGACGATGCTGTTTGCCGCCGGCAGCGCCCTGGCCGGCGGCACCGAATCGCAGACGCCGAGCGCCAAGGCCGACGCCAACACGGTCAAGGCCACGGCCGCCTACAACGAAGGCGTCCTCAAGGTGAAGCGCGCCGACGCCATCGGCATGGGGATGAGCAAGACCTTCGCCTACGACTACGCCGCGCGCCCCGACGGCAAGGCGCTGCGCGAATACGAGCAGGCGATCGGCGATTTCGCGACCGCCGTCTCGCTGAAGCAGGACTACAAGGAAGCCCACAACTACCTGGGCTACTGCTACCGGCGCCTCGGCAAACTGGAGCATTCGCTGGCCGCCTACGACAAGGCGATCAAGCTGGATCCGAAGTTCGCGCTGGCGCGCGAGTACCGCGGCGAGACCTACCTGGCCCTGGGCCAGCCCGAGAAGGCCGAGGCCGAGCTGGCCGAACTGAAGAAGCAGGGCTCCGACCAGGCCGCCGTCCTGGAGATGTCGATCGCCATGTACCGCGACCGCGAGAAGCAGGCGGCGCCGGCCGGCGGGCGCTGA
- a CDS encoding EamA family transporter, with protein MKPQLLALLTAIAWGLGGYFEKRGLQLGHLPPQLGITIRTATALVVLGAVSAPHWKLAAQAGTRSLVYMIVGGGLVAGSLGMLCFYAALKQAPLTKVMPIAFTSPLFGALLALTIGGEPLTLKTALGMLLTVAGIVLLSS; from the coding sequence ATGAAACCCCAACTGCTGGCCCTTCTGACCGCCATCGCCTGGGGCCTGGGCGGCTACTTCGAGAAGCGCGGGCTGCAGCTGGGGCACCTGCCGCCGCAGCTCGGCATCACCATCCGCACGGCGACGGCGCTGGTGGTGCTGGGGGCTGTCAGCGCGCCGCACTGGAAGCTCGCCGCACAGGCGGGCACGCGGTCGCTGGTCTACATGATCGTGGGCGGCGGGCTGGTGGCCGGGTCGCTGGGCATGCTCTGCTTCTACGCGGCCTTGAAACAGGCGCCGCTGACGAAGGTGATGCCCATCGCCTTCACCTCGCCGCTGTTCGGGGCGCTGCTGGCGCTGACCATCGGCGGCGAGCCGCTGACGCTCAAGACGGCGCTGGGCATGCTGCTGACCGTGGCGGGGATCGTGCTGCTGTCGTCCTGA
- a CDS encoding DUF2214 family protein, with product MTMVLFNFGHYLGLAAFAAALAVELVLFSRRVGGRTARLLAMADLVYGLAAALIIATGLLKVFAGDKPAVYYGHNMFFHIKLTLFVLIFLASIYPTTHFIRNRRAADSDVVEYPGLVGTLLKVELAATALVPLLAVMMARGFGVGN from the coding sequence ATGACCATGGTACTCTTCAATTTCGGCCATTACCTTGGCCTGGCCGCGTTCGCCGCCGCCCTGGCGGTGGAACTGGTGCTGTTCTCGCGCCGGGTCGGCGGCCGCACCGCTCGCCTGCTCGCGATGGCCGACCTGGTCTACGGACTGGCCGCGGCCCTGATCATCGCCACCGGCCTGCTGAAGGTCTTCGCCGGCGACAAGCCCGCCGTCTACTACGGCCACAACATGTTCTTCCATATCAAGCTGACGCTGTTCGTACTGATCTTCCTGGCCTCGATCTACCCGACCACGCACTTCATCCGCAACCGGCGCGCCGCCGACAGTGACGTCGTCGAGTACCCGGGGCTGGTGGGCACGCTGCTGAAGGTGGAGCTGGCGGCAACGGCGCTGGTGCCGCTGCTCGCGGTGATGATGGCGCGCGGGTTCGGGGTCGGGAACTGA
- a CDS encoding class I SAM-dependent methyltransferase: MTTQQTPDFFDREKAAAYDKHISRLAPIAENLHFLIRLVLCDLPADARVLCVGVGTGAEILSLAAANPGWTFVGVDPSQAMLEVCRERLTQAGILERCALVHGYLQEVAEDRVFDAALSVLVAHFIAIPARRELLKGMAGRLRQNGYLVTAEISCDLDADEFPTVLANWEQVQKLMGATPESLADLPRQLREVLTVLPHDETERMLQDCGIPQPVRFFQAFMIAGWYGRVGRVTA, translated from the coding sequence ATGACCACTCAACAGACTCCCGATTTCTTCGACCGCGAAAAGGCCGCCGCCTACGACAAACACATCAGTCGTCTGGCGCCGATCGCGGAGAACCTGCATTTCCTGATCCGGCTGGTCCTGTGCGACCTGCCCGCAGACGCCCGCGTGCTCTGTGTCGGGGTCGGCACGGGAGCCGAGATCCTGTCACTGGCCGCGGCCAATCCGGGCTGGACCTTCGTGGGCGTCGACCCGTCGCAGGCGATGCTCGAGGTCTGCCGCGAGCGCCTGACGCAGGCGGGCATTCTCGAGCGCTGCGCGCTGGTCCACGGCTACCTGCAGGAGGTCGCGGAAGACCGGGTATTCGATGCGGCGCTCAGCGTGCTGGTGGCCCATTTCATCGCGATTCCTGCGCGGCGGGAACTACTGAAGGGCATGGCCGGACGGTTGAGGCAGAACGGCTACCTCGTCACTGCAGAGATCAGTTGCGACCTGGATGCAGACGAGTTCCCGACGGTGCTTGCGAACTGGGAACAGGTCCAGAAGCTCATGGGTGCCACGCCGGAATCCCTGGCCGACCTGCCGCGGCAGCTGCGCGAGGTCCTGACGGTATTACCCCACGATGAAACCGAACGGATGCTGCAGGATTGCGGCATCCCGCAGCCGGTACGGTTCTTCCAGGCGTTCATGATCGCGGGCTGGTACGGACGTGTCGGCCGGGTTACTGCCTGA
- a CDS encoding fused MFS/spermidine synthase: MNAKIRSLTFSFLIYLAFFASGAGCLAAEVTWNRMLIVVVGNSLSAAAMIIIIFMGGLGLGSVVGGRYFSRRRGSLMPYILLEACIGLYVKASPALFDLLTGLFTSMAAGTAQQGSLTAARLLVSTVALLLPAILMGATFPAMIAGTTAGDSGRRSARTGYLYSVNTIGAALGCFAAGYYFLLERGVQATIVVALGLYVTAALSALVANALRPQAVLTPSPQPDVVEQAGIDEAEGAPARVLRAATFGIGFVALAYEVLLTRLSILYLGNTVSVFPLVLTAFLLGTGFSAVAGTWLYGVLGRVRGQRMFGLLALGAGVFVMATPYLLLAGAVRGVDQLTGMAGGATRDPLPILGILILPTILIGALLPVAMRMLPTASGGGTTRSAANLYALNTAGGVIGAGVANLLLVPHIGVQNTLLLLTAVCLAIGLLVLMPRRRLVISLSTAAVVVAALALMLPGVMDLYAGRIAEDTGAAKTEMLLVREGRAATVTVLDQADPRKGTYRDMYLNGIEEASTRYWHVQLFKLLGVLPGLLHEGEGDMQAAVVAFGAGITAGSVLALDDVASLDVVDLNPDIEGINDLFTEVNGDVFHNPRFHFHNDDGRNFLVTSRKQYDLIISDSTHPRAYDSWILYTGEFYASVRQRLAPGGIFAQWVPVLDSMRGPLFSIHLNTFRTVFPHTTLWFVPGSDQALLLAMPGPLAIDAGRLQARLDRLPDWFRAGEYRLDTVGRLAAFFWLDEAAMARLIGSETRINTDGRHYCDSQAALIPAPPELQLPYFQADAASCFTSLADGQRQAIADEQLVAFHMGHFAYFHRNRALYRAWCLDQANANTLYWVDLALGGEQPDPKVLCASDSDAPSP, translated from the coding sequence ATGAACGCGAAGATCCGCTCCCTGACCTTCTCCTTCCTCATCTACCTGGCGTTCTTCGCCTCCGGCGCCGGTTGCCTCGCCGCCGAGGTGACGTGGAACCGCATGCTGATCGTCGTGGTGGGCAACTCGCTCAGCGCCGCGGCGATGATCATCATCATCTTCATGGGCGGCCTGGGCCTGGGCAGCGTGGTCGGCGGCCGTTACTTCAGCCGCCGTCGCGGCTCCTTGATGCCCTATATCCTGCTCGAAGCCTGCATCGGGCTGTACGTGAAGGCGTCGCCGGCGCTGTTCGATCTCCTGACCGGTCTGTTCACCTCGATGGCCGCCGGGACGGCGCAGCAGGGCAGCCTGACGGCAGCCCGTCTCCTGGTCAGTACGGTGGCGTTGCTGCTGCCGGCCATCCTGATGGGCGCGACCTTCCCGGCCATGATCGCCGGCACCACCGCCGGCGATTCCGGGCGGCGTTCGGCGCGCACCGGCTACCTGTACAGCGTCAACACCATCGGCGCGGCGCTCGGCTGCTTCGCGGCCGGCTACTACTTCCTGCTCGAGCGGGGAGTCCAGGCGACCATCGTAGTGGCCCTTGGCCTGTACGTGACGGCGGCGCTGAGCGCGCTGGTCGCCAACGCATTGCGACCGCAGGCTGTGCTGACCCCGAGCCCGCAGCCGGATGTCGTCGAGCAGGCCGGCATCGACGAAGCGGAAGGAGCGCCGGCCCGGGTGCTGCGCGCGGCCACCTTCGGCATCGGCTTCGTCGCACTGGCTTACGAAGTGCTGCTCACCCGGCTCAGCATCCTCTACCTGGGCAACACGGTCTCGGTGTTCCCCCTGGTGCTGACGGCATTCCTGCTCGGCACGGGCTTCAGCGCGGTGGCCGGCACCTGGTTGTACGGCGTATTGGGCCGGGTGCGGGGGCAACGGATGTTCGGCCTGCTGGCCCTGGGCGCCGGCGTGTTCGTCATGGCCACCCCGTACCTGCTGCTGGCGGGCGCCGTGCGCGGCGTGGACCAGTTGACCGGCATGGCCGGCGGCGCCACCCGCGATCCGCTGCCCATCCTCGGCATCCTGATCCTGCCGACCATCCTGATCGGTGCGCTGCTGCCGGTGGCGATGCGCATGCTGCCGACCGCGAGCGGCGGCGGCACGACGCGCAGCGCCGCCAACCTCTATGCCCTGAACACGGCCGGCGGCGTGATCGGCGCCGGCGTGGCCAACCTCCTGCTCGTGCCACACATCGGCGTGCAGAACACGCTGTTGCTGTTGACGGCCGTCTGTTTGGCCATCGGACTGCTGGTGCTGATGCCACGGCGGCGGCTGGTCATCTCGCTCAGCACCGCCGCTGTTGTCGTCGCCGCACTGGCGCTGATGCTGCCCGGGGTGATGGACCTGTACGCGGGCCGGATCGCCGAGGACACGGGCGCCGCAAAGACCGAGATGCTGCTGGTGCGCGAAGGCCGCGCCGCCACCGTCACGGTGCTCGACCAGGCGGACCCCCGCAAGGGCACCTACCGCGACATGTACCTGAACGGCATCGAGGAAGCCTCCACGCGCTACTGGCACGTGCAGCTGTTCAAGCTGCTGGGCGTGCTGCCGGGGCTGTTGCACGAGGGCGAGGGCGACATGCAGGCCGCGGTCGTGGCCTTCGGCGCCGGCATCACGGCAGGCTCGGTGCTCGCGCTGGACGACGTGGCGTCACTGGATGTCGTTGACCTGAACCCCGACATCGAGGGCATCAACGACCTGTTCACCGAGGTGAACGGCGATGTCTTCCACAATCCGCGCTTCCATTTCCACAACGATGACGGACGCAATTTCCTGGTTACCAGCCGCAAGCAGTACGACCTGATCATTTCGGATTCGACGCACCCGCGCGCCTACGACAGCTGGATCCTGTACACCGGGGAATTCTACGCGTCGGTCAGGCAGCGCCTGGCGCCCGGCGGGATCTTCGCGCAGTGGGTGCCGGTGCTGGACTCCATGCGGGGCCCGTTGTTCAGCATCCACCTCAACACGTTCCGCACGGTGTTTCCCCACACGACGCTCTGGTTCGTGCCCGGCTCGGACCAGGCGCTCCTGCTGGCGATGCCCGGACCGCTGGCCATCGACGCCGGGCGCCTGCAGGCCCGCCTCGATCGCCTGCCCGACTGGTTCCGCGCCGGCGAATACCGGCTGGACACGGTCGGGCGCCTGGCCGCTTTCTTCTGGCTGGACGAGGCCGCGATGGCGCGCCTGATCGGCAGCGAAACCCGCATCAACACCGACGGCCGGCACTATTGCGACTCGCAGGCGGCCCTCATCCCGGCGCCGCCGGAGCTGCAGTTGCCGTACTTCCAGGCCGATGCGGCATCCTGCTTCACTTCCTTGGCCGATGGGCAGCGGCAGGCGATTGCCGACGAGCAGCTGGTGGCCTTCCACATGGGGCACTTCGCCTACTTCCACCGCAACCGTGCGCTGTACCGCGCCTGGTGCCTGGACCAGGCCAACGCCAACACCCTGTACTGGGTCGACCTGGCGCTGGGCGGTGAGCAGCCGGATCCGAAGGTTCTCTGTGCGTCGGATAGCGACGCGCCGAGCCCGTAG